A genome region from Bifidobacterium coryneforme includes the following:
- a CDS encoding InlB B-repeat-containing protein, with translation MSVSIKLRPLAAAVALATVLAGGMTATNKSAFGYEDGNGTEPAPADTSGCVIGSSTFADCFPDRRLAEQVAEHVKPDAKTPTDIMTQADVDGLTRLSAYGVSNMTGIENLTALTELNLGDGGIIDLTPLGNPVLTQNITELDLGDNAISDITPLRNYTNARYISLSNNHIFDLSPLKDLQPSDLDVSDQTIYLGREDLRDDPNQAVSMPLPIGKNGAPVTPIDIEPAEGMEQAATELTWSAPAAGGTRSFRFETDYGEDLDHYFEGSVQLEVVTAEPRLVTFTPNQPVDPQPTTGQQVAQGRTVTKPADPACPGYRFVGWYTSPRIGGERFDFGKPVMENTPLYGRWISDTDNNPGDDQNGSTGTTTPDPDETKTPLPELEKVVCEPGTSTYTQCFPDENLAEQLAAAAGKEPQDTLTQDDIDREFNDDVALNDVWNLNGIQILKNIKTISLDYDYTQDESVRTDKPAVDLRPLSALTETTAFWLYVMTDEDMPMSPVVTDFSPLSKLEKMEQISINSAGLKSPNGFESFTNMKELAELDLSNNQITDVRPLAALSSLPSLQNVELSDNHISDASPLKTFESSAATIDISGQEIVTDRHELPGTKLALPLPIRPDGRYAESDISRIVNQGHYDASNYEVVWEVPVLDKPHRFDFWEDSSREGAWYYEGTVTDRPREDLSARDIYQIRFELGTEPASSWIPDQLVYSGNLASKVPDPIRYKHDFDGWYMKVNPATPDETPDDSDDTLSRNFTGMGDILTRNLTNPGDTLTRNLPDSDDTAEDDSTDTNTTQKEVPFDFASTRVNKDIVLTARWTPLYTLTFDSQGGSAVPSQTVRADHAPKEPTAPTRAGYTFKGWSTAAQNGTSVDFTQQIGQDTTVYAQWLPVTAPVTPVVPSTPNTPSTPVNPDTPVNPDIPPTPVNPLIPENPVSQTTPVNPDTIARGPWTGTLASTGPALLGLVLTALAIALGGLVCQARLRSRKSSKSSITR, from the coding sequence ATGTCAGTCTCTATCAAATTACGTCCGCTGGCGGCGGCCGTGGCACTAGCCACTGTCCTGGCCGGCGGAATGACCGCAACCAACAAATCGGCCTTCGGATATGAAGACGGGAACGGGACCGAACCTGCGCCTGCCGATACCTCAGGCTGCGTAATCGGGAGCTCCACCTTCGCCGACTGCTTCCCTGATCGTAGACTGGCGGAACAGGTGGCAGAGCATGTCAAGCCCGATGCCAAGACTCCAACAGATATCATGACACAGGCTGATGTGGACGGGTTAACGCGCCTCTCTGCCTACGGGGTTTCCAACATGACGGGCATCGAAAACCTCACGGCCCTCACCGAGCTGAACCTCGGTGACGGCGGTATTATCGACCTGACCCCCTTGGGCAACCCTGTTCTGACACAGAACATCACGGAGTTGGACCTCGGCGATAACGCAATCTCCGATATCACGCCCCTGAGGAACTACACCAACGCCAGGTACATCAGCCTGTCGAATAATCACATTTTCGACCTGTCTCCCCTGAAAGACCTGCAACCCAGCGACCTCGATGTATCGGATCAGACCATATATCTGGGCCGTGAGGACCTGCGGGACGACCCCAACCAGGCCGTCAGCATGCCCCTCCCGATCGGCAAAAACGGGGCACCCGTCACCCCGATCGACATCGAGCCGGCGGAAGGCATGGAACAGGCCGCCACCGAACTCACCTGGTCCGCACCGGCAGCCGGCGGCACCCGCTCCTTCAGATTCGAAACCGATTACGGCGAGGACCTGGACCACTACTTCGAAGGCTCCGTGCAGTTGGAGGTGGTGACTGCCGAGCCCAGGCTGGTCACCTTCACCCCTAACCAGCCGGTGGACCCGCAGCCCACCACCGGGCAGCAGGTCGCCCAGGGCCGCACCGTCACAAAGCCGGCAGACCCCGCCTGCCCCGGATACCGCTTCGTGGGCTGGTACACCTCCCCCCGGATAGGAGGCGAACGCTTCGACTTCGGAAAACCCGTCATGGAGAACACCCCCCTGTACGGACGATGGATCAGCGACACCGACAACAACCCCGGCGACGACCAGAACGGATCCACCGGGACCACCACCCCGGACCCCGACGAGACCAAGACGCCCCTCCCCGAACTCGAGAAGGTCGTCTGCGAACCCGGAACCTCGACCTACACCCAGTGCTTCCCCGACGAGAACCTCGCCGAACAGCTCGCAGCCGCAGCAGGCAAGGAACCCCAGGACACCCTCACCCAGGACGACATCGACCGCGAGTTCAACGATGACGTCGCCCTCAACGACGTATGGAACCTCAACGGCATACAGATCCTCAAAAACATCAAGACCATCTCACTGGACTACGACTACACCCAAGACGAGTCGGTTCGAACGGACAAGCCCGCAGTTGACCTGCGCCCCCTCTCCGCACTTACGGAAACCACAGCATTCTGGCTGTACGTCATGACTGACGAGGATATGCCGATGTCCCCCGTGGTCACCGATTTCTCGCCCCTGTCCAAGCTGGAAAAAATGGAGCAGATTTCCATCAATAGTGCAGGGTTGAAGAGTCCGAACGGATTCGAGTCCTTCACGAACATGAAAGAGCTCGCAGAATTGGACCTCTCCAATAATCAGATCACTGATGTCAGGCCGCTGGCGGCCCTCAGCAGCCTGCCCTCACTGCAAAACGTCGAACTCAGTGATAACCATATCTCCGATGCAAGCCCTCTCAAGACTTTCGAGTCATCAGCAGCCACGATCGATATATCCGGTCAGGAGATTGTTACAGACCGGCATGAGTTACCCGGCACCAAACTGGCTCTGCCTTTGCCCATTCGTCCAGATGGAAGATACGCGGAGTCGGACATCAGCAGGATAGTAAACCAGGGGCACTACGACGCCAGCAACTATGAGGTGGTCTGGGAAGTCCCGGTCTTGGACAAACCCCACCGCTTCGATTTCTGGGAGGACAGCTCGCGAGAAGGCGCATGGTACTACGAAGGAACCGTAACCGACCGGCCGCGCGAGGACCTGTCGGCACGGGACATCTACCAGATTCGCTTCGAACTGGGTACCGAGCCTGCGTCTTCCTGGATTCCCGATCAGTTGGTGTACTCGGGAAATCTGGCAAGCAAGGTCCCCGATCCCATCCGGTACAAGCACGATTTCGACGGCTGGTACATGAAGGTGAACCCCGCCACCCCGGACGAGACCCCCGATGATTCGGACGACACCCTTAGCCGGAACTTCACCGGTATGGGAGACATCCTGACCAGGAACCTCACCAACCCCGGCGATACCCTGACCAGGAACCTCCCGGATTCCGACGACACCGCAGAAGACGATTCCACGGACACCAACACCACCCAGAAGGAAGTCCCGTTCGACTTCGCCAGCACAAGGGTCAACAAGGACATCGTATTGACCGCGCGGTGGACCCCGCTTTACACCCTGACCTTCGACAGCCAGGGCGGCAGCGCCGTGCCATCCCAGACCGTCCGTGCCGACCATGCACCCAAGGAGCCGACAGCCCCTACCCGTGCCGGATACACCTTCAAAGGCTGGTCCACCGCAGCGCAGAACGGCACATCCGTGGACTTCACCCAGCAAATAGGACAGGACACCACCGTGTACGCTCAGTGGTTACCGGTGACAGCACCGGTAACCCCGGTGGTACCTAGCACACCCAATACTCCGAGCACACCGGTCAACCCAGATACGCCGGTCAACCCTGACATACCCCCAACCCCCGTTAACCCCCTGATTCCGGAGAACCCGGTCAGTCAAACGACTCCCGTCAACCCCGACACGATCGCACGAGGACCTTGGACAGGTACCCTGGCATCCACGGGGCCGGCACTCCTGGGGCTGGTGCTTACAGCTCTGGCCATAGCGCTTGGCGGGCTTGTCTGCCAAGCCCGTCTTCGGTCACGCAAGAGTTCCAAGAGTTCGATAACGCGGTAA
- a CDS encoding tetratricopeptide repeat protein — MVSNDRQGQPGVSLAGAVDLGALKHQVDAQPGQTGGAPAAGGYVVDTTEASFQAMVQTSATFPILLLLWVPTDDRLFPLATKLGQVVNAQEGKIQLSRIDIASNPQIAQTFQVQGAPALFALLAGRPMPILEGLPTDDELTQITDQLIPQVIQMAQQAGITGTAPYQETSQEGSSSAEDHGVQEQAIPSSHQEANRLAQEGDYAGAAAAYAKVIEADPNDDLARREHAKALLMDRSSAADVRQVRQMAADAPDDLDAQLAVADVDMIGGQIQDAFDRLLDFLGSHRDQMEPIRQRLLEYFTIPEPADPRLAKARRRLSTMMY; from the coding sequence ATGGTGAGCAATGACAGGCAGGGTCAGCCCGGTGTTTCACTGGCGGGTGCAGTCGATTTAGGTGCGCTCAAGCACCAGGTGGATGCCCAGCCGGGCCAGACCGGTGGGGCTCCGGCGGCTGGCGGATATGTAGTTGATACCACCGAGGCCAGTTTCCAAGCCATGGTGCAGACCTCCGCCACCTTCCCCATCCTTCTCCTGCTCTGGGTGCCGACCGATGACAGGCTGTTCCCCCTGGCTACCAAGCTCGGGCAGGTGGTCAACGCCCAGGAGGGGAAGATTCAGCTTTCCCGTATCGACATCGCCTCCAATCCGCAGATTGCCCAGACCTTCCAGGTCCAGGGTGCTCCCGCCCTCTTTGCACTACTTGCTGGACGCCCCATGCCCATTCTTGAAGGGCTGCCCACGGATGATGAGCTGACGCAGATTACCGATCAACTCATCCCCCAGGTCATCCAGATGGCTCAGCAGGCTGGTATTACAGGCACTGCGCCATACCAGGAGACCAGCCAGGAGGGATCTTCGTCCGCCGAGGACCATGGCGTACAGGAGCAGGCCATACCGTCATCCCACCAGGAGGCCAACCGATTGGCCCAGGAGGGAGATTATGCGGGTGCCGCCGCAGCCTACGCCAAGGTGATTGAGGCTGATCCCAATGATGACCTGGCGCGGCGTGAACACGCCAAGGCTCTCCTTATGGACCGTTCCTCCGCGGCTGATGTCCGCCAGGTGCGGCAGATGGCGGCTGATGCCCCTGACGACCTGGATGCCCAGTTGGCCGTGGCTGACGTGGACATGATTGGTGGTCAGATTCAGGATGCCTTCGACCGCCTTTTGGACTTTCTCGGTAGCCACCGCGACCAGATGGAGCCGATACGTCAGCGGCTTCTGGAGTACTTCACGATTCCTGAGCCTGCCGACCCCAGGCTGGCCAAGGCGCGTCGTCGGCTTTCGACGATGATGTACTGA